In the Bacillus sp. HSf4 genome, ATAAAATCAAGTGGTTCACGTTGTGAAACATATCTTTTAAATCGTAATGATTTCGTTTAAGGAGTGATTGTCATGGAAAATAACGAAATCGTCATTGTCGGGGCAGGACCCGCTGGTATTGGAATGGGAATCCTTCTGAAAAAACTCGGTTTTGAATCGTTCGTGATTTTAGATAAAGGACGTGTAGGAGCATCATTTTGGCAATGGCCTGAAGAAATGAAGCTGATCACACCATCCTTCACAGGCCAAGGTTTCGGCGCTTTAGATCTGAATGCTGTAGCCCCGGGAACATCTCCCGCTTTTACATTTCAGCGAGAGCATTTGAGCGGGCAGGAGTATGGGGAATATTTGGCGCTTTTAGCCGAGCATTTCGAGCTGCCTCTGGCAGAAGGTACGGCTGTACATAAGCTGCATAAACATGACGACGGTTTTTCAATAGAAACGAATCACGGCATCATCAAGTCAAAGGCCGTCATCTGGGGAACCGGAGAATTCCAGTTTCCAAAGCTCCCTTTCACTGGAGCTGAGCTGGGGCTGCATAACAGCAAAGTGGCTGCATGGCGGCAATTGAAAAAAGGCCATTATTATGTGATCGGCGGCTATGAAAGCGCGATGGATGCGGCGGAGCAGCTGGCGTCATATGGAAGCGATGTAACGGTCGTCATGCCGAATGCCCTTCAGGAAAACGCTGAGGCCGATCCGAGCCGGTCGCTTTCGCCATACACCCGGGAACGTCTTGAACAGGCGTATGAAAAAGGAAACGTCCAATTTTTAGAACATGTCAGTGTCAGAAAACTGACGACAAATGGAGCAGCCTATGATCTGCACTTGTCAGATGGAAGGAGAATCCGCTCTGAAACACGGCCGATTGTGGCGACCGGCTTTCATTCGGGAGCAGAGCAGATCAGCCGTTTGTTTGCGTGGGGGGAAGACGGCAAGCCGCTTTTAACAAAAGAGGATATGTCGACAAAAACGGAACATCTTTATTTGATCGGACCGAGTGTCAGGCATCAAAACGCCGTCTTTTGTTTTATTTATAAATTCCGACAAAGGTTTGCCGTTATTGCTGAGCACTTACTGAAAAAATGGGATTTTGCCCTTGATGAGGACGTGTTGGCCGAATACAGGAACAATCAAATGTTTCTCGATGATTTGAGCTGCTGTGAGGTAGAGTGTGAATGCTAATCAAACCGAAGCAGCACAAGCGTCTATTATTGATTGGATTGGAGTCGGTCGGGAAAACGACATTATGTTCCGCGATCACAGGTCAAGGGTATGGAGAGGAAACGAATGTAAGGGGGTCGACGATTTTTGCGGCAGAACGGGAGGGAAAGCGCCTTCCAGGCTGGACGGTTGTTGATATGCCGGGCATTCGCGAGGAAGACAACATCGCGAAAAAGACGGTCAAGAACGAAATTGAAACGGCCGATAAGGTGGTGGCCGTTTTGCGGGGGACACATTTTTCTGAAGAGCTTCGCCTGATCCTTGAGCTGATTCCGCCCGTTTGTCAACATGTCTGTTTTATCGTGACATTTCAAGATAAGATGACGGCGGACATGCGGCACAAGCTTTCTGAGCAAGTGAAAAAACATGATCTGCCTGTCTTTCTTATCGACTCGCGACGTCTGACTGAAGATAAAAAAGAGAAAATCTTCGCTTTTTTAAAAAAAGGCGCTGTCTTCCATCATGGGAAACGGAAGCAGATCGAACAGATCGAGCTTGGCCGTACTGCTGATCAAAAGCTGCTGTTTGACCGGCCGATATGGGGTCCGATTCTTTCGGCTTCTGTGCTGGGGCTGTTGTTTATCTTGCCGGTGATGCTCGCTTACCATGTTTCCGAATGGATGCAGCCATACGCGGATCAATGGGTCGTCGAACCGCTTCAACACATGATGCAGGGAAAGCCGTCATGGATTCGGGCGGTTTTGGCCGGGAATTACGGGCTTTTTTCCCTTGGCATCTATTCGTTCGTTTGGGCGTTTCCGGTCGTGCTGTTTATGTCTTTTGCAAATGCGCTGACAGATGATTCGGGTGTTAAGGATCGGATTGTTGATTCACTTGATCCGTATATGAGAAAAATCGGACTGAATGGCCGGGATTTAGTGCCGTTTTTAACCGGGTTTGGCTGCAATGTCGTGGCTGTTCATCAGACCCGCTCATGCAGCATGTGTACGCGGAAGCAATGCGTCTCATTGATATCATTTGGATCGGCCTGCAGTTATCAAATCGGGGCGACGATTTCTATTTTTCATGCCGCCGGCAGGGAATGGCTGTTTATTCCGTATCTTGCGGCGCTGGTCATTGTCGGGGCCGTTCATAATCGGATTTGGTATCCGGCGGATGAGAAATGGTCTTCCTATTTTCAAAGCCGGAAAACTTATTTGCAGCGTCCATCGTGGAAAGGAACCGCATTTCGAGTGAAATCGGTGGTGAATCAATTTATTCTGCAGGCAATGCCGATCTTTCTCATCATTTGCCTTGCCGCGTCGATGTTACATGAGCTTGGTGTGATTCACTTGTTAACACTGCTTGCATCACCTGTTTTACACGCGTTCGGCGCTCCTGGTGAAGCCGCATCTGGACTGGTTTTTTCAATCATCAGGAAAGACGGCATTCTCCTTTTTAATGAAGGAAACGGTGCTCTTTTGCAAGCTTTATCCGGAGGGACGCTTTTTTTATTGGTGTACCTGGCGTCCACTTTTTCTTCCTGCATGGTGACGGTGTGGACGATCGCGAAAGAATTGGGGATGAGAACGGCGGCCGGTCTCATCGGAAGGCAAATGATCACCTCTGCCGCGTCGGCCGCATTGTTTTGGGCTGTTTTAAAACTGGTGCCTTTGCATTTTTAACTGATTTGTGATGAAATAAAATACAAATCGTAATTATTACGATTTAACAAAGTGATAAAAAGGAGAATGAAAATGAGTAAAAAAATTCCTGTAACAGTGTTGAGCGGCTATTTAGGGGCGGGCAAAACGACTTTGCTGAATTACATACTGCAAAACCGCCACGGGCTGAAAGTCGCCGTGATCGTCAATGACATGAGTGAAGTGAACATCGACGCCGGACTCGTCAAACAGGGCGGCGGGCTTTCAAGGACGGATGAAAAACTGGTCGAAATGTCAAACGGCTGCATTTGCTGCACATTGAGGGAGGATTTGCTGATAGAGGTTGAAAAGCTCGCCCGGCAGGGGAACGTCGATTACATCGTGATCGAGTCAACAGGGATCAGCGAACCGGTTCCGGTTGCGCAAACCTTTTCCTACATTGATGAAGAGCTTGGCATCGATTTGACCCGTTTTTGCCGTCTGGATACGATGGTGACGGTTGTTGACGCGAATCGTTTTTGGCATGACTTTCAGTCCGGAGACAGCCTGCTCGATCGAAAAGAAGCCGTCGGGGAAGAGGATGAACGCGAGATTGCCGATCTGCTTATTGACCAAATCGAATTTTGCGATGTCCTGATTTTGAATAAATGCGACCTTGTTTCCCAAGAGGAGCTGGCTAAGCTTGAAAAAGTGCTGAGAACCTTGCAGCCGGCTGCGAAAATCATCCGCGCGGTAAAGGGTGAAGTAGATCCTGGAGAGATTTTGAATACAGGATTGTTCGACTTTGAAAAGGCAAGCAATTCGGCGGGCTGGCTGAGGGAGTTAAATCAGGGGCCGGAGCAGCATACGCCTGAAACTGAAGAATACGGGATATCGTCCTTTGTGTATGAAGCGCGCCGTCCTTTTCATACAGAGCGGTTCTATAATTGGATTCATACCCTTCCGGAAAACATTGTCAGGGCGAAAGGAATCGTCTGGTGTGCGACAAGGAACAGTCTTGCCTTATTGATGTCCCAGGCGGGTCCTTCCGCAAGTCTTGAGCCGATCTCATATTGGGTCGCAGCCTTGCCGAAGCATAAGCAGGAACAAATATTGCGGGATGAGCCTGAGGTTTTAGAGGAATGGGATCCCGAGTTCGGCGACCGCCATACAAGGCTCGTCTTTATCGGACTCAACCTTTCGCCTGACGAGATTTCAGCCGAAGCGGATCGATGCCTGCTCACAGATTCCGAAATGGCGGATGATTGGTCGCTTCTGCCCGACCCGTTTGATTGGCAGATTGAAACTGCAGGGCAGGCATAACAACAGCAAATCGTCTTTCAATAAGGCAAAAGAGGAGCCTTTTAAGCTCCCTTTTGTCTTTTTTTGTGTATGAGCAATTTCACATCGTGTTGACATATCAGGTAAGGAATACTAATATTCTACTTGTAATGTTAACTTAAAATTAATTTAAGTTAACATATTCGCGTCCGGTTTCAAAGGGGGGATGAAACAATGCAGGGGGACAAATATTACAGCGTCAGAATGAGAGCATCCAAAAACGGACCTCATGAACAGGGCGGAAAGCATATATCCGGGGGAGAGCGCCTGACATCCTTCAGCGGTTTGAAGGGAGCCGTCCACACCTTATTGGATAAAGCCTTATCCCATTCAAGAGGGGAACCGGATTTTATGCAAATCCAGTTTGAATGTGTTGACGAACCGGTAAGCTTGATTCAGCCTTTGCCGGTTGAAACACATGAAGTTGATGCAGCAGAAAACGGCCGGGCCCTCGCGCGGGCGCTTCTTCAAAAAGCGGGCGTTCCAGCAAGCATGTTTGAAAAAGCGCTTCAGGACATCGCTCTGAGGGGAGCGGTCTTGTTTGACATCGATGCAGGGGAGCGAATCGATGGGAGGCATGAAAAAGGTGTCCGGGTTTCCCGGATCGACTGGCCTGAAGACGACTTTCAAAAGTGGGCCAGAGAGCGCGACATGCCGCTGAATCCGCGCTTGAAGGAGGCGCTCGCGATAGCGGCAAAAGTATGCGCACACCCGGATATCATCGCAGAATTATGCTGGTCTGATGATCCCGATTACATAACCGGCTATGTCGCTTCACGAAAACTGGGCTATCGGCGGATGACGAAAATGAAAGAATACGGAGACGAAAGCGGCTGCCGAATATTTTTTGTTCGCGGATTCATCAATGCAGAGAATTGTATCGATTACTTGGAAAACCAGCCGGTATTGATTCAGACGGGGGGAGAAAAATGGGGCAATCGTTAATTGAAAAAAGCAAAAAACATCTTTGGCTGCCTTTTACACAAATGAAGGATTATGATCAAGATCCATTAATCATTGAAAGCGGAGACGGAATTAAGCTAAAGGACATAAATGGCAAAGAATATTACGACGGCTTTTCTTCAGTGTGGCTCAATGTACACGGCCATCGCAAAAAGGAATTGGATGAGGCGATTAAAAAACAACTGAAAAAAATCGCTCACTCCACATTGCTGGGGATGACAAATGTTCCAGCGACAGAGCTTGCCGAAATATTAATCAAGATCACACCTGACAATCTGACCCGCGTTTTTTATTCCGACAGCGGAGCTGAAGCGATGGAGATCGCGCTGAAAATGGCCTTTCAGTATTGGAAGAATAAAGGGAAGCCCGAGAAGCAAAAATTCGTCACGATGCGAAACGGCTATCACGGCGATACGATCGGCGCCGTCAGCGTCGGTTCCATCGAGCTTTTCCACCATGTATACGGTCCGCTCATGTTTGACAGCTTCAAAGCAAGGGTTCCTTATGTATACCGGTCCACGAGCGGCGACCCGGACCAGTGCCGCGATGAATGCCTGGAAGAACTGGAAAAGCTTTTGATGGAGCATCACGAAGAGATCGCCGCCCTTTCGATCGAGTCGATGGTTCAAGGCGCATCAGGCATGATTGTCATGCCAGAAGGATATTTAGCGGGCGTTCGAGCGCTTTGCACGAAATACGATGTGTTCATGATCGTTGATGAAGTGGCGACAGGGTTTGGGCGGACCGGAAAAATGTTTGCTTGTGAACACGAAGCTGTGCAGCCTGACCTAATGGCGGCGGGAAAAGGAATTACCGGAGGCTATTTGCCGATTGCCGTCACATTTGCCACAGAAGAGATTTACGACGCATTCTATGACGATTATGAAAATCTGAAAACGTTTTTCCACGGCCACTCCTATACAGGGAATCAGCTTGGGTGTGCGGTTGCGATCGAAAACCTGCGTCTGTTTGAAACTGAAAGAATCGTAGAACAGGTCGCCGCCAAATCGAAAGTCGTGCATGCTCTTCTTCAAGACCTGAAATCCCTTCCTCATGTCGGAGACATCCGGCAGCTCGGATTGATGTGCGGAATAGAGCTTGTCCAGTCAAAGGAAACGAAACAAGCTTATCCGCCTGAACAGCGCGTTGGATACCAAGTCTCTTTAAAAATGCGGGAGCTTGGCATGCTGACGAGACCGCTCGGGGATGTTGTCGCATTTCTGCCGCCGCTCGCCAGCACAACGGATGAGCTTGCAGCAATGGTTGCCATTATGAAGGAAGCGATTCATGAGGTGACAAGCCGTGTCGTTTGACGACTGGCTGTACGAACGCCTTGAGAAAACGAAAGCGGCCGGTCTTTACCGAAGATTGCGGACGCCTGATGCCGACAAGGTCTGGGCTTCAAATGATTATTTGCGACTGGGCGATGATCACCGTTTGATCGCGGCGGCCAAAATGGCGCTGGATCAAGCCGGGGCAGGCAGCAGCGGTTCACGGCTGACGACAGGCAATACCTGCTGGCATGAAAGGCTTGAGCGGAAGATCGCGGATTTTAAGGAGACGGAAGCGGCTCTTTTGTTTTCAAGCGGGTATTTAGCCAATATCGGTGTGCTGTCTTCGCTGCCTGAAAAAGGGGATATCATCTTCAGCGATCAATTGAATCATGCCAGTATTATTGACGGATGCCGCCTTTCAAAAGCCGACACCGTCATTTACCGCCATATGGATATGAATGATCTTGAAGATAAGCTTTCTGCAACATTTGGCGGTAAGCGGCGCTTTATTGTCACAGACGGCGTTTTTAGCATGGATGGAACGATCGCGCCGCTTGATCAGATTATCCCGCTTGCCAAACGCTACCAGGCCTTCGTCATTGTTGATGATGCGCACGCAACAGGCATTTTGGGTGCGAACGGCAGGGGAACAAGCGAATACTTCGGCGTCCGTCCTGATGTTGTGATCGGCACCTTAAGCAAAGCTGTCGGCATAGAAGGCGGCTTTGCCGCAGGTTCGCACGCGTTGATCGATTTTTTGCGGAATCATGCCAGAACATTTATCTTCCAGACGGCCATACCACCGGCGAGCTGTGCCGCTGCGTGCGAGGCCTTTGCGATCATCGAAGAAAGCCAAGAACAACGCCTGTCATTACAGTCATCGGTCAAAGCCGTTAAGGAAGGTCTTGAGAAAATCGGCTTTACCGTCAAGGGGGGAGAGACACCGATCATCCCTGTGATCATCGGGGACACGCAGCAAGCCGTGCGATTTGCACAAGGTCTTCAGAAAAAGGGCATTTATGCACCGGCCATCCGTCCGCCGACGGTACGGGAAGGAGAAAGCCGGATCAGGCTGACCGTCTCCGCCGGCATCAGCTTAAAAGAAATCGACGATCTGTTAGTTGCGTTTAATCTAATCGGAAGAGAGTTGAACATGGTGAAATGAAAGGTTTTTTTGTAACAGGAACGGATACGGAAATCGGGAAAACCGTCATCTCCTGCGGCCTTGCCGCTGTATTAAAAGAACAAAACATCGATGTCGGCGTGTTTAAGCCTTTTTTAAGCGGAATTTCGCGCACACACCCGGATAGCGATACATCGCTGTTGAAGAAAATGTCGCAAACCGCTCTTTCTCATGAGGACATTTCTCCTTTTGCATATCAAGAACCGCTAGCTCCATATGTTGCGTCAAAGCTTGAAGGAAAGACGGCCGGGATGGAGGAGGTCATGAACCATTGGAAAAAGATCAAGGATCGGCATGACTGCTTCATTGTCGAGGGAGCAGGCGGAATCGCGGTGCCGCTTGGAAAGGATTATTTGGTCAGCCATTTGATAAAGGCTTTGCAGCTGCCGGCTGTCATTGTCGCAAGGCCTGACCTCGGAACGATTAATCACACGTATTTGACCGTACAATACGCCAAAAGCATCGGCATTCGTTTGATCGGCATCGTGATCAATGGCATCAGCGTGCGGCCGGGCCGTGATGAACAAACCAACCCGGAGATGATTGAAACATTATGTGAAGTGCCGGTGTTAGGCGTGACACCGAAGCTTGAACATCTAACAGCGGAAAACATGCAAAACATGATAAAGGACCATGTCGATGTTTCCTATATCATGAATCAAATGTAAATGGGGGCAAAAAAGATGAATCAATGGATGGACCTGGCAGAGAGTGTGTTGGGGGGAGCGGAAGTCACAGACGAAGAGGCGCTTGCCGTTTTGGAGTGTCCGGATGATGAAGTTCTGCTTTTGATGCATGCTGCCTTTCAAATTAGAAAGCATTACTACGGGAAAAAAGTAAAGCTCAACATGATTATGAATGCAAAGTCCGGCCTTTGCCCGGAAAACTGCGGCTACTGTTCTCAGTCCGCCATATCGAAGGCGCCGATCGATTCGTACCGGATGGTGGACAAAAGGACATTGCTTGAAGGCGCCAAGCGCGCCCGCGATTTAAATATCGGCACTTACTGCATCGTGGCCAGCGGCAGAGGCCCGTCAAACCGGGAAGTCGATCAAGTTGTCGATGCTGTAAAAGAAATCAAAGATACGTACGGGCTGAAAATCTGCGCATGCCTCGGCCTGTTAAAACCGGAGCAGGCTCATCGGCTGAAAGAGGCGGGTGTTGACAGGTACAATCACAACATCAATACATCAAAGAGCAACCATTCCAATATTACGACTTCACATACGTATGATGACAGAGTCCAAACAGTGGAGACGGCCAAACAATCCGGGATGTCGCCGTGTTCGGGTGTCATTGTCGGCATGAAAGAGACGAAGCAAGATGTCATCGATATGGCAAGAAGCTTAAAAGCGCTTGATGCCGATTCGATCCCGGTCAATTTCTTGCATGCGATTGACGGCACACCGTTGGAAGGGGTCAATGAATTGAACCCGCTGTACTGTTTAAAAGTGCTGGCTTTGTTCCGCTTTATCAATCCGTCAAAGGAAATCCGCATTTCCGGCGGGCGCGAAGTCAATCTCCGCTCATTGCAGCCGCTCGGGCTGTATGCCGCCAACTCGATTTTCGTCGGAGATTACTTAACAACGGCAGGACAGCTTGAAACAGAAGACCATCAGATGCTGCGTGATTTGGGATTTGAAGTCGAAACGGTTGAAGAAATGAAAGCCAGCCTTCAACAATAAAACGATACGGAGGATTGACATGGCGTTAGAATTACATCCGGCAAAGCCTAGTTTGCTTTCAGATGCTGAATTTTGGAGAGATCCTTATCCTTTTTATGAGAAGCTGCGGTCTGTTCATCCTGTTTATCAAGGAACGGTATTCAAATATCCGGGCTGGTATGTGACCGGATATGAAGCAGCAGCAGCGATTTTGAAGGACGTCAGATTTCAAAACCGCGTTCCTCTTCCGGAAACGACAGCAAAATATGAATATCTGAAAAACTTACAGGGGAATATGCTGCTGTATCAAAACCAATCCGGCCATAAGCGAATGCGGGCGCTCATTGGAAAAGAGTTCACACCGAAAATCGTTGAATCCTTACGGCCTGATATAAAAGCAGCAGCTGCTGGTCTGCTGGATCAGCTCGATGGCAGGAAAAGCGCGGATATTGTTTCCGAGTTTGCCTTTCCTTTGGCTAGTCTTGTCATTGCCAAAATACTTGGTGTCCCGGAAGATGAAAGGCATCAATTTAGACAGTGGACGGCAAATGTCATACAGACGATTGATTTGACCCGTTCGCGCCAGGCGCTGGTCAAAGGAAGCGATACGGCGGGGAAATTAATATCATATTTTAGAGATTTGCTGCAAAAGCGAAAAGCTCATCCGCAAAACGACTTGATCAGCAAATTCATCAGTGAGGAAAAGCTCTCAGAAGATGAAATGCTTGCGACATGTATATTGCTTATCATTGCCGGACATGAGACGACAGTCAACCTTGTCAGCAATGGATTGCTTGCATTCATGAAGCATCCGGAACAGCTTGCCGTATTGAAGGAAAATCCGCTGCTTATTGAGTCTGCAGTTGAAGAGTGTTTGCGCTATGAAAGTCCGACACAGATGACGGCGCGCACAGCTTCCGAGGATTGTGAAATCAGCGGCAAGATGATCAAAAAGAATGAACAGGTATACGTCCTTTTAGGTGCTGCCAACCGCGATCCGGACATTTTCAAGGAGCCTCATGTTTTCGACATCACGAGAAAGCCGAATCCGCACCTTGCATTTGGCCATGGTCCTCATGTTTGCTTAGGGTCTTCATTGGCGCGGCTTGAAGCGCAAATGGCCATCCTTGCGCTTTTAGAGCGGGCGCCAGGACTCCGTCTGGCTGCATCAGATGTTTGCTACCGCAAGTTATTCGGTTTTAGAGCGTTGGCCGAGCTGCCTGTCGCCTTTAGGTGAGCCGATCAAAAAAGGGCCGGTTTTTAGACACCGGCTCTTTTATTCTTTCGTTTCATTTTGTTTGATATAGGTTGATAAAAGCATCTTTAATTCTTTGACTTCCGCCCGCAATTCTTTTATTTCTTTCGTATCTTCCTTTAAATCTCCTGTTTCTTCTTCAATTTCCTGAGAAATTTTTTGCGCGTTATTGACGATTTCACCGACGATCAGGTTGATCATGATAAAGGTCGTAATGACGATAAATGAGACGAAATACAGCCAGGACCAGGCGCTTTCGGCGAAGATCGGCCTGAAGATTCCGCTCGCCCATGATTCGAGCGTGAACGTTTGGAACAGCGTCAGAAAACTGAGCTGCAGGTTTCCGAAATATTCCGGCGCAATCGTTGAAAAGAACATCGTCCCGATGACGGCATAGACATAGAAAATGATCATCATCAAAATCAGGACGCTGCTGATGGTCGGAATCGCCATAAACAGCGCATTGACGATCCGCCTTAAAGACGGGATGGATGTGATCGTCCTAAGCACCCGGAGCACGCGGAAAATCCGAAGGACGCTGACGAAATTCGTGTTGTAGAGAATGAAACTGCCGGCGATGATAATAAAATCAAATATGTTCCAATTGTTTTTAAAGAAATGGTGTTTTTGCACCGATAGTTTAAGAGACAGCTCCACCGCGAAAATCGCTAAAAACAGGCAGTCTAATATAAAAAATATGTGTTGATACGGCTTAAAAAAAGCATAGGTTTCCAAACCTATGGAAATGGCATTCAGAATAATAACGGCCGTAATAAAATACTGAAACATCCGGCTTTCGACGAATGTGGAAACTTTTGTTTTAAATGAATGTTGATGAGTATTCACCTTGTTTTTTTGTCCTCCCGTTTTGTTTTCCATTTCTATGATACGTTACATGGACTGGCGAATGTCAAGTCAGTTCTTTTTTGTTGATCAACACTTAACGTTTACGTTAAAGTTTAAGAGTGATATCATATAACAATCAGTAAGAAGGCAGGAGGCTGTGGACGTGAACTGGATGAAGATTGATCAAATGGCAAAACGAAGCGGCTTGACCAAAAGAACGATCCGCTTTTATGAAGAAATCGGTTTGCTTTCTTCTCCAAAGCGGACGGAAGGCGGTGTCCGGCTATATTCCGAAGACGACTTGGAAGAGCTGGAAAAGGTCATCAGCGCCAAGGAAGTGTTGGGGTTTTCTCTCCATGAACTTCAGCAGTTTATGGAAACGAGCAAGCATCTTGAAATGCATAAAGAAGGGTATCTTTTATCATTGGACCAAAAGGAGCGAAAGGAAAAGCTTGAAGACATTCAAGCGATGCTGAATGAACAGCTCCGGATGATAGATGAAAAGATTGAAAAATTCCAATCATTCAAGAAGCGCCTTGAGGGCATGAACGAGAAAGCCCGGAAAGCGCTGGATAACATTGATTAAAACGCTATTTTTATAGCGTTTGTTTATTTGCAAAAAAGAAAGGTCTGATCTGTTATGAATGAACAACCATCGAAGAAATCAAGCATGTTGAAGCAGCCGAAAGCAGTTTGGGCCGTAGCATTTGCATGTGTGATCTCATTTATGGGGATCGGTCTGGTCGACCCGATCCTGCCGGCGATTGCCCGGCAGCTGGATGCGTCCCCCAGTCAGGTATCGCTGTTATTTACAAGCTATCTGCTTGTCACAGGTTTTGCGATGCTTTTGTCAGGGGCTATCTCAAGCCGGATTGGCGCTAAGCAGACACTCATTTGCGGTCTTATTCTGATTATTATTTTCGCAGGGCTCGGCGGATTTTCTCAATCCATCGCCCAGCTTGTCGGCTTTCGGGGCGGCTGGGGACTTGGAAACGCTTTGTTTATCTCAACCGCTCTTGCCGTCATCGTGAGTGTGGCGTCAGGCGGAAGCGCAAAAGCGATCATTTTATATGAAGCGGCTTTAGGACTGGGGATTTCCGTCGGTCCTCTGGCCGGCGGTGAGCTTGGAAGCATCTCATGGAGAGCGCCGTTTTTCGGCGTATCTGTTTTAATGGCGGTCGCGCTGCTGGCCATCTTCATTTTGCTGCCGCCGATTGCAAAGCCGCAAAAGAAAGTTTCTGTCAGCGCTCCGATCAGGGCGCTGCGTTATAAAGGGTTATTCACGCTGTCTGCGGCTGCCTTTTTGTATAACTTCGGCTTTTTTACTTTGCTTGCCT is a window encoding:
- a CDS encoding NAD(P)/FAD-dependent oxidoreductase, whose amino-acid sequence is MENNEIVIVGAGPAGIGMGILLKKLGFESFVILDKGRVGASFWQWPEEMKLITPSFTGQGFGALDLNAVAPGTSPAFTFQREHLSGQEYGEYLALLAEHFELPLAEGTAVHKLHKHDDGFSIETNHGIIKSKAVIWGTGEFQFPKLPFTGAELGLHNSKVAAWRQLKKGHYYVIGGYESAMDAAEQLASYGSDVTVVMPNALQENAEADPSRSLSPYTRERLEQAYEKGNVQFLEHVSVRKLTTNGAAYDLHLSDGRRIRSETRPIVATGFHSGAEQISRLFAWGEDGKPLLTKEDMSTKTEHLYLIGPSVRHQNAVFCFIYKFRQRFAVIAEHLLKKWDFALDEDVLAEYRNNQMFLDDLSCCEVECEC
- a CDS encoding nucleoside recognition domain-containing protein; protein product: MLIKPKQHKRLLLIGLESVGKTTLCSAITGQGYGEETNVRGSTIFAAEREGKRLPGWTVVDMPGIREEDNIAKKTVKNEIETADKVVAVLRGTHFSEELRLILELIPPVCQHVCFIVTFQDKMTADMRHKLSEQVKKHDLPVFLIDSRRLTEDKKEKIFAFLKKGAVFHHGKRKQIEQIELGRTADQKLLFDRPIWGPILSASVLGLLFILPVMLAYHVSEWMQPYADQWVVEPLQHMMQGKPSWIRAVLAGNYGLFSLGIYSFVWAFPVVLFMSFANALTDDSGVKDRIVDSLDPYMRKIGLNGRDLVPFLTGFGCNVVAVHQTRSCSMCTRKQCVSLISFGSACSYQIGATISIFHAAGREWLFIPYLAALVIVGAVHNRIWYPADEKWSSYFQSRKTYLQRPSWKGTAFRVKSVVNQFILQAMPIFLIICLAASMLHELGVIHLLTLLASPVLHAFGAPGEAASGLVFSIIRKDGILLFNEGNGALLQALSGGTLFLLVYLASTFSSCMVTVWTIAKELGMRTAAGLIGRQMITSAASAALFWAVLKLVPLHF
- a CDS encoding GTP-binding protein, with amino-acid sequence MSKKIPVTVLSGYLGAGKTTLLNYILQNRHGLKVAVIVNDMSEVNIDAGLVKQGGGLSRTDEKLVEMSNGCICCTLREDLLIEVEKLARQGNVDYIVIESTGISEPVPVAQTFSYIDEELGIDLTRFCRLDTMVTVVDANRFWHDFQSGDSLLDRKEAVGEEDEREIADLLIDQIEFCDVLILNKCDLVSQEELAKLEKVLRTLQPAAKIIRAVKGEVDPGEILNTGLFDFEKASNSAGWLRELNQGPEQHTPETEEYGISSFVYEARRPFHTERFYNWIHTLPENIVRAKGIVWCATRNSLALLMSQAGPSASLEPISYWVAALPKHKQEQILRDEPEVLEEWDPEFGDRHTRLVFIGLNLSPDEISAEADRCLLTDSEMADDWSLLPDPFDWQIETAGQA
- a CDS encoding 6-carboxyhexanoate--CoA ligase codes for the protein MQGDKYYSVRMRASKNGPHEQGGKHISGGERLTSFSGLKGAVHTLLDKALSHSRGEPDFMQIQFECVDEPVSLIQPLPVETHEVDAAENGRALARALLQKAGVPASMFEKALQDIALRGAVLFDIDAGERIDGRHEKGVRVSRIDWPEDDFQKWARERDMPLNPRLKEALAIAAKVCAHPDIIAELCWSDDPDYITGYVASRKLGYRRMTKMKEYGDESGCRIFFVRGFINAENCIDYLENQPVLIQTGGEKWGNR
- the bioA gene encoding adenosylmethionine--8-amino-7-oxononanoate transaminase; this translates as MGQSLIEKSKKHLWLPFTQMKDYDQDPLIIESGDGIKLKDINGKEYYDGFSSVWLNVHGHRKKELDEAIKKQLKKIAHSTLLGMTNVPATELAEILIKITPDNLTRVFYSDSGAEAMEIALKMAFQYWKNKGKPEKQKFVTMRNGYHGDTIGAVSVGSIELFHHVYGPLMFDSFKARVPYVYRSTSGDPDQCRDECLEELEKLLMEHHEEIAALSIESMVQGASGMIVMPEGYLAGVRALCTKYDVFMIVDEVATGFGRTGKMFACEHEAVQPDLMAAGKGITGGYLPIAVTFATEEIYDAFYDDYENLKTFFHGHSYTGNQLGCAVAIENLRLFETERIVEQVAAKSKVVHALLQDLKSLPHVGDIRQLGLMCGIELVQSKETKQAYPPEQRVGYQVSLKMRELGMLTRPLGDVVAFLPPLASTTDELAAMVAIMKEAIHEVTSRVV
- the bioF gene encoding 8-amino-7-oxononanoate synthase gives rise to the protein MSFDDWLYERLEKTKAAGLYRRLRTPDADKVWASNDYLRLGDDHRLIAAAKMALDQAGAGSSGSRLTTGNTCWHERLERKIADFKETEAALLFSSGYLANIGVLSSLPEKGDIIFSDQLNHASIIDGCRLSKADTVIYRHMDMNDLEDKLSATFGGKRRFIVTDGVFSMDGTIAPLDQIIPLAKRYQAFVIVDDAHATGILGANGRGTSEYFGVRPDVVIGTLSKAVGIEGGFAAGSHALIDFLRNHARTFIFQTAIPPASCAAACEAFAIIEESQEQRLSLQSSVKAVKEGLEKIGFTVKGGETPIIPVIIGDTQQAVRFAQGLQKKGIYAPAIRPPTVREGESRIRLTVSAGISLKEIDDLLVAFNLIGRELNMVK
- the bioD gene encoding dethiobiotin synthase is translated as MKGFFVTGTDTEIGKTVISCGLAAVLKEQNIDVGVFKPFLSGISRTHPDSDTSLLKKMSQTALSHEDISPFAYQEPLAPYVASKLEGKTAGMEEVMNHWKKIKDRHDCFIVEGAGGIAVPLGKDYLVSHLIKALQLPAVIVARPDLGTINHTYLTVQYAKSIGIRLIGIVINGISVRPGRDEQTNPEMIETLCEVPVLGVTPKLEHLTAENMQNMIKDHVDVSYIMNQM